One Mycolicibacterium parafortuitum DNA segment encodes these proteins:
- a CDS encoding STAS domain-containing protein — MPTQLRLRTARPGHGEGLRLEASGEIDLSNVDELKSALADAVAEIGGSGAELVVDLAEVEYVDSAAINVLSAYADAIHRIVVHPYLLSTMRVSGVTELVTVDAVQR; from the coding sequence ATGCCCACCCAGCTGCGTCTGCGCACCGCCCGTCCCGGTCACGGGGAGGGGCTGCGGCTGGAGGCCAGCGGCGAGATCGATCTGAGCAATGTCGACGAGCTGAAATCCGCGCTGGCAGATGCCGTCGCCGAAATCGGCGGCAGCGGTGCGGAACTCGTCGTTGATCTGGCCGAGGTCGAGTATGTGGACAGCGCGGCCATCAACGTGCTGTCCGCATATGCCGATGCGATCCACAGGATCGTCGTCCATCCCTATCTGCTCTCCACGATGCGCGTCAGCGGGGTCACCGAGCTCGTCACCGTCGACGCGGTGCAGCGGTGA
- a CDS encoding LLM class F420-dependent oxidoreductase: MRLGLSTPVVIHMPGVAAEWERTADAEDLRAVAAAADRLGFDFLTCSEHVLVPVEDAETRGGTYWDPVATLSYLAACTARIRLATSVVVLGYHHPLELAKRYGTLDRLSGGRLILGVGVGSLRPEFDMLQARWEDRGARADDAIAALRACLSTTRPRYDGPFYRFDDVVVEPCAVQPRVPIWVGGRTGRSLRRAVTLADGWMPFGLRYGEITEMIARQEIPDGFDIVLPVGGLDPIGAPERTAVQLGKVADLGASAVTCGVTSRSISHYCEQLEALRQVADEYEWPTGRGSACPTDPR, encoded by the coding sequence ATGCGTCTGGGACTTTCGACCCCGGTGGTCATCCACATGCCCGGCGTCGCCGCCGAGTGGGAACGGACCGCCGACGCCGAGGACCTCCGTGCGGTCGCCGCGGCCGCGGATCGCCTCGGCTTCGACTTCCTTACCTGCTCCGAACACGTGCTTGTGCCCGTCGAGGACGCCGAGACCCGCGGCGGCACCTACTGGGACCCGGTGGCCACCCTGTCCTATCTGGCGGCGTGCACCGCCCGCATCAGGCTGGCCACCTCGGTGGTGGTGCTCGGCTACCACCACCCGCTGGAGCTGGCCAAGCGGTACGGGACGCTCGACCGACTCAGTGGCGGACGGTTGATCCTCGGCGTCGGGGTCGGGTCACTTCGCCCCGAGTTCGACATGCTGCAGGCCCGGTGGGAGGACCGGGGTGCGCGCGCCGATGACGCCATCGCCGCCCTGCGCGCCTGCCTGTCGACCACCCGGCCTCGCTACGACGGCCCGTTCTACCGGTTCGACGACGTCGTAGTCGAGCCGTGCGCCGTCCAACCCCGCGTGCCGATCTGGGTCGGGGGGCGTACGGGCCGCTCGCTGCGGCGGGCGGTCACGCTCGCCGACGGGTGGATGCCGTTCGGCCTTCGGTACGGCGAGATCACCGAAATGATTGCCCGCCAGGAGATTCCGGACGGATTCGACATCGTGCTGCCCGTCGGTGGACTCGACCCCATCGGCGCGCCGGAACGCACCGCCGTACAGCTCGGCAAGGTTGCCGATCTCGGCGCCTCGGCAGTCACCTGCGGGGTCACGTCCCGGTCGATCAGCCATTACTGCGAGCAGCTCGAGGCGTTGCGGCAGGTGGCCGACGAGTACGAGTGGCCGACCGGGCGAGGTTCGGCGTGTCCGACCGATCCCCGCTAG
- a CDS encoding MFS transporter gives MDRPSPPDPGVLRRVAVSSLLGTAIEYYDFLVYGTMSALVFGRVFFPDSDPALATIAAFGTLAAGYVARPLGGILFGHFGDRIGRKKMLVLTMSLMGAASFLIGLLPTFAAVGVAAPLLLVALRVIQGVAIGGEWGGATLMVTEHAEPHRRGFWNGVMQMGSPIGSLLSVTVVTLVTLLPDDAFLSWGWRVPFLVSVLLLAIGIYVRMSITESPVFEQAKPQAAAAARIPLVEVVRRPRPLILACAVGIGPFALTALISTHMISYATSIGYHRTDVMTALVFTSATALIAIPLFSAVSDRVGRRPVILAGALGIICYAWPFYTLVDLGSVAWLTIAMMLAQIVQSAMYAPLGALYSEMFGTTVRYTGASMGYQLAALLGAGFTPMIASSLLVGDVTNLPLVVLAAGCGAITVLAVWRVRETRGIDLTTVGAAPRTGAAGAAIGEAAR, from the coding sequence GTGGACAGACCCTCACCGCCCGACCCAGGCGTGCTACGCCGGGTCGCGGTGTCCAGCCTGCTCGGCACCGCCATCGAGTACTACGACTTTCTGGTCTACGGCACCATGAGCGCTCTGGTGTTCGGGCGGGTGTTCTTCCCCGATTCGGACCCCGCGCTCGCGACCATCGCCGCGTTCGGAACCCTGGCGGCCGGCTACGTCGCCCGGCCGCTCGGCGGAATCCTGTTCGGCCACTTCGGCGACCGCATCGGTCGCAAGAAGATGCTCGTGCTGACCATGTCGCTGATGGGGGCGGCGAGCTTCCTGATCGGGCTGCTCCCGACATTCGCCGCGGTCGGGGTCGCCGCGCCGCTGCTGCTGGTCGCGCTGCGCGTGATCCAGGGCGTCGCGATCGGAGGGGAGTGGGGCGGCGCGACGCTGATGGTGACCGAGCACGCCGAGCCGCACCGGCGCGGCTTCTGGAACGGCGTGATGCAGATGGGCTCACCGATCGGATCGTTGCTGTCGGTCACCGTCGTCACGCTCGTCACGCTGCTGCCCGACGATGCGTTCCTGTCGTGGGGCTGGCGGGTCCCGTTCCTGGTGAGCGTACTGCTGCTGGCGATCGGCATCTACGTGCGGATGTCGATCACCGAGAGCCCGGTCTTCGAGCAGGCGAAACCGCAGGCGGCCGCGGCAGCCCGCATCCCGCTCGTCGAGGTGGTGCGCCGGCCCCGCCCGCTGATCCTGGCGTGCGCCGTCGGCATCGGCCCGTTCGCTCTCACCGCGCTGATCAGCACCCACATGATCAGCTACGCGACCTCGATCGGCTATCACCGCACCGACGTGATGACCGCACTCGTGTTCACCTCCGCCACCGCCCTGATCGCGATCCCGCTGTTCTCCGCGGTGTCCGACCGGGTCGGCCGGCGCCCCGTCATACTCGCCGGAGCGCTCGGGATCATCTGTTACGCATGGCCGTTCTACACGCTGGTGGACCTCGGATCGGTGGCCTGGCTGACGATCGCGATGATGCTCGCGCAGATCGTGCAGTCGGCGATGTACGCGCCACTGGGCGCGCTGTACTCCGAGATGTTCGGCACCACGGTGCGATACACCGGCGCCTCGATGGGATACCAGCTGGCGGCGCTGCTCGGTGCCGGGTTCACCCCGATGATCGCGAGCAGCCTGCTCGTCGGCGACGTGACCAACCTCCCGCTGGTGGTGTTGGCCGCGGGCTGCGGAGCGATCACCGTGCTCGCCGTCTGGCGGGTGCGGGAGACCCGGGGCATCGACCTCACCACCGTCGGTGCCGCTCCGAGAACCGGAGCCGCAGGCGCGGCGATCGGCGAGGCCGCGCGGTGA
- a CDS encoding ATP-grasp fold amidoligase family protein: MSDRSPLEHRPPEPARPVWRQRSRLVRALRLWRTRDPQTFRQKVRYKMLRDRRPLVVTFADKAAVREYVAATVGPHYLPRAYAVSDDPSVLPELPETFVVKPTHGSGAAIIVSPTAPPDARLPPVARSWSYTHIRPEFADRAHIVEIGRAWLAHLYGEGPNAEWVYGQVPRRILVEELLLRADGTIPDDYKLFVFHGRCAYIEVDAARFGRRTQDFFTATWRHLPLSGGYPWADPAPAHPVTLDEMISVAEKLGAGTDFVRVDLYDVDGRIVFGELTSFPAGGNSPFDPEYFDTEFGSRWTVPRRYQ, from the coding sequence GTGTCCGACCGATCCCCGCTAGAGCACCGCCCGCCGGAACCCGCCCGGCCGGTGTGGCGGCAGCGGAGCAGACTGGTCCGCGCGCTGCGGCTGTGGCGCACCCGCGACCCGCAGACCTTCCGGCAGAAGGTGCGGTACAAGATGCTGCGCGACCGTCGCCCGTTGGTGGTCACGTTCGCCGACAAGGCCGCCGTGCGCGAGTACGTGGCGGCGACAGTCGGGCCGCACTACCTGCCGCGTGCCTACGCCGTGTCCGACGACCCGTCCGTGCTGCCGGAGCTACCCGAGACGTTCGTCGTCAAGCCGACGCACGGCAGCGGTGCGGCGATCATCGTGTCGCCGACCGCCCCGCCGGACGCGCGGCTGCCGCCCGTCGCACGGAGTTGGTCCTACACCCACATCCGCCCCGAGTTCGCCGACCGCGCGCACATCGTCGAGATCGGCCGGGCCTGGCTGGCGCACCTGTACGGCGAGGGACCGAACGCCGAATGGGTGTACGGACAGGTGCCGCGCCGAATCCTCGTCGAGGAATTACTGCTTCGCGCCGACGGCACGATCCCCGACGACTACAAACTGTTCGTGTTCCACGGGCGGTGCGCCTACATCGAGGTCGACGCCGCCCGCTTCGGCCGCCGCACCCAGGACTTCTTCACCGCCACCTGGCGACACCTTCCGCTGAGTGGGGGATATCCGTGGGCCGACCCTGCTCCGGCCCACCCCGTCACTCTGGACGAGATGATCTCCGTCGCCGAAAAACTAGGTGCGGGAACCGATTTCGTGAGGGTCGACCTGTACGACGTGGACGGTCGCATCGTCTTCGGTGAGCTGACGAGCTTCCCTGCCGGCGGCAACAGCCCGTTCGATCCCGAGTACTTCGACACCGAATTCGGAAGCCGCTGGACGGTGCCCCGCCGCTATCAGTAG
- a CDS encoding MBL fold metallo-hydrolase: MTVDRIAAEGLDELVPSRYAVQVGDIEVLVISDGILPITAGTLATNADAAEFGHWLDDRFLPRDVLDWPLNVVVVRTGGRTILVDAGLGLEFPDFPRSGQTVRRLEAAGIDLGAVTDVVLTHLHMDHVGGLLTGGVKERLRPDLRVHVSAAEAEFWEAPDFSHTEMPAPVPDALRSIAARFLDEYRGRIRTFESEYEPAPGVQVVRTGGHTPGHSIVRLASGGHGLTFAGDAVFAPGFDNPQWHNGFEHDPEESVRVRVQLLRELAATGESLVATHLPFPSVCHVATAGDAFRSVPVDWDY, translated from the coding sequence ATGACCGTAGACCGCATCGCCGCAGAAGGACTCGACGAGCTGGTGCCGTCGCGTTACGCCGTCCAGGTGGGCGACATCGAAGTGCTGGTGATCAGCGACGGGATACTCCCGATCACCGCGGGGACGTTGGCCACCAATGCCGACGCCGCCGAGTTCGGGCACTGGCTCGACGATCGGTTCCTGCCGCGCGATGTGCTCGACTGGCCGCTGAACGTGGTCGTGGTGCGCACCGGTGGGCGGACGATTCTCGTCGACGCCGGACTCGGGCTGGAGTTCCCCGATTTCCCGCGCTCGGGCCAGACGGTGCGCCGGCTGGAGGCGGCGGGAATCGACCTCGGCGCGGTGACCGACGTGGTGCTCACCCATCTGCACATGGACCATGTCGGCGGGCTGCTCACCGGAGGCGTGAAGGAGCGGTTGCGTCCAGACCTGCGCGTGCATGTGTCGGCCGCCGAGGCCGAATTCTGGGAGGCGCCGGACTTTTCGCACACCGAGATGCCCGCGCCGGTGCCTGACGCCCTGCGTTCGATCGCGGCGCGGTTCCTCGACGAGTACCGCGGCCGGATCCGCACCTTCGAATCCGAGTACGAGCCGGCTCCCGGGGTTCAGGTGGTCCGCACCGGTGGCCACACCCCGGGGCACAGCATCGTGCGGTTGGCCTCCGGCGGGCACGGTTTGACGTTCGCCGGGGACGCCGTGTTCGCACCGGGCTTCGACAACCCGCAGTGGCACAACGGGTTCGAGCACGACCCCGAGGAGTCCGTCCGAGTCCGGGTCCAGCTGCTGCGCGAGCTCGCGGCCACCGGAGAGTCACTGGTCGCCACCCACCTGCCGTTCCCGTCGGTCTGCCATGTGGCCACCGCCGGTGACGCGTTCCGCAGTGTCCCGGTGGACTGGGACTACTGA
- a CDS encoding SpoIIE family protein phosphatase gives MADDPDESSPRRRSPEGDGHTSADFDELVAARDQMEHLVRAIVAIGSDLHFDVTLERIVTAARELSGARYAGLGIRAADNSLVFVDAGDAFDASGLADMDIGDGLRVDDLQQHPDITGSRDLNLPIRALLAIPLTVRASRFGSLFLADDRPGRVFTDAQESAVRALATAAAAAIDNARLFERERESAKWTKASREITTALLSGDPQTGPLQLIVNRALELADAEQAILLVPGESEVAAEDVDTLIVAATAGKYASEVIGRQVPMDGSTTGGVARRGLPMITDSFQYPIEGFTDVGERSAIVMPLIADGAVLGVIAVARRPHQPPFDEAYLELVADFARHAAIALALAAGREHALNRQLAQADSFDDALQGAADELRRLWRARRVLAVTFPRHAGAADGLPSLVAAGESVKWTDLPADLRRILAALSDDDLLTPNTAQPGTAGIAIQHPEGILVVWIELTDQRSFTLEDQTLLTVLAGRLSAGLQRVYQVDQQRETALALQHSILGPADLPPGFTVRYQAASRPLQVGGDWYDVADLDDGRIALVVGDCVGHGLAAATVMGQVRSACRALLLENASPGAALAGMDRFAARLPGAQCTTAVVMVLDPATGEISYSSAGHPPPLLVHADGSAQQLDDAHTIALGLRQDWPRPEAHMRIPIGSTLVLYTDGLVERRRVPLEQGISRASALIQELRAAPLDELANGIMTGLAPDDGYQDDVALLLYRHPAPLELSFPADASYLASTRSALRSWLSGARVEPDRVMEVLVAAGEAVANAIEHGHRDGMPGTVSVRATALVDLVELIITDTGTWKPPAQPPDTYRGRGIGIMRGLMEDVTIAHDSGGTTIHLYARIA, from the coding sequence ATGGCCGACGACCCCGACGAGTCCTCACCTCGTCGTCGCTCCCCGGAAGGAGACGGTCACACGAGCGCCGACTTCGACGAGCTGGTCGCCGCGCGCGACCAGATGGAGCACCTCGTGCGGGCCATCGTCGCGATCGGCTCGGATCTCCACTTCGACGTCACGCTGGAACGCATCGTCACCGCGGCGCGGGAGCTGAGCGGCGCCCGCTACGCGGGACTCGGGATCCGCGCCGCCGACAACAGCCTCGTCTTCGTCGACGCCGGCGACGCGTTCGACGCGTCGGGTCTGGCCGACATGGACATCGGCGACGGTCTTCGCGTCGACGATCTGCAGCAGCATCCGGACATCACCGGGTCGCGGGACTTGAATCTGCCCATCCGGGCGCTGCTCGCGATCCCGCTCACGGTGCGCGCGTCGCGCTTCGGCTCGCTGTTCCTCGCCGACGACCGTCCGGGCCGGGTGTTCACCGATGCTCAGGAGAGCGCGGTGCGCGCGCTGGCGACCGCGGCGGCGGCCGCGATCGACAACGCCCGGTTGTTCGAGCGTGAACGTGAGTCCGCCAAATGGACGAAGGCCAGCCGCGAGATCACCACGGCGCTGCTGTCCGGGGATCCGCAGACCGGCCCGTTGCAGCTCATCGTGAACCGCGCGCTCGAGCTCGCCGACGCGGAGCAGGCCATCCTGCTGGTACCGGGCGAATCCGAAGTGGCCGCCGAGGACGTCGACACGCTGATCGTCGCCGCGACGGCGGGTAAGTATGCCTCCGAGGTGATCGGCCGACAGGTGCCCATGGACGGCTCCACCACCGGCGGTGTGGCCCGTCGCGGCCTGCCGATGATCACGGATTCGTTCCAGTACCCGATCGAAGGGTTCACCGACGTCGGTGAGCGTTCCGCGATCGTGATGCCGTTGATCGCCGACGGTGCGGTGCTCGGCGTCATCGCGGTGGCCCGGCGTCCCCATCAGCCACCGTTCGACGAGGCCTATCTCGAGCTCGTCGCCGACTTCGCCCGGCACGCCGCGATCGCCCTGGCGCTCGCGGCTGGACGTGAGCATGCTCTGAACCGTCAACTGGCGCAGGCAGATTCGTTTGACGATGCGTTGCAGGGTGCTGCCGACGAGTTGCGCAGGCTGTGGCGGGCACGCCGGGTGTTGGCGGTGACCTTCCCGCGTCACGCCGGCGCCGCCGACGGTCTGCCGAGCCTGGTCGCCGCCGGCGAAAGCGTGAAGTGGACCGACCTTCCCGCCGACCTGCGCCGGATCCTGGCCGCGTTGTCCGACGACGACCTGCTCACCCCGAACACCGCGCAGCCCGGAACCGCGGGGATCGCCATCCAGCACCCCGAGGGGATCCTGGTGGTCTGGATCGAGCTCACCGATCAGCGGTCGTTCACGCTGGAGGACCAGACGCTGCTGACGGTCCTTGCCGGCCGCCTCAGCGCAGGCCTACAGCGGGTGTATCAAGTCGACCAACAACGCGAGACCGCGCTCGCACTGCAGCACTCGATCCTCGGCCCGGCCGACCTTCCGCCGGGATTCACCGTGCGCTATCAGGCCGCGAGCCGGCCGCTGCAGGTCGGCGGCGACTGGTACGACGTCGCGGACCTCGACGACGGGCGCATCGCGCTTGTCGTCGGCGACTGCGTCGGGCACGGCCTGGCCGCGGCCACCGTGATGGGTCAGGTCCGCAGCGCGTGCCGGGCACTGCTGCTGGAGAACGCCAGCCCCGGCGCGGCCCTGGCCGGGATGGACCGCTTCGCGGCCCGGCTGCCCGGTGCGCAGTGCACCACCGCGGTGGTGATGGTGCTCGACCCCGCCACCGGGGAGATCTCGTACTCCAGCGCCGGACACCCACCGCCGTTGCTCGTGCACGCCGACGGCAGCGCCCAGCAACTCGACGACGCCCACACCATCGCACTGGGCCTGCGCCAAGATTGGCCCCGCCCGGAAGCGCACATGAGGATCCCGATCGGCTCGACCCTGGTGCTCTACACCGACGGGTTGGTGGAGCGCCGCCGGGTTCCGTTGGAGCAAGGCATATCTCGGGCGAGCGCGCTGATCCAGGAGCTTCGCGCTGCGCCGCTGGACGAGCTCGCCAACGGCATCATGACGGGGCTCGCTCCCGACGACGGATACCAGGACGACGTGGCGCTGCTGCTCTACCGCCATCCCGCCCCGCTGGAACTGAGCTTCCCGGCCGACGCCAGCTACCTGGCGTCGACCCGATCGGCGCTGCGGAGCTGGCTCTCCGGCGCCCGGGTGGAACCCGACCGGGTGATGGAGGTGTTGGTCGCCGCGGGTGAGGCAGTCGCCAACGCGATCGAACACGGCCACCGAGACGGCATGCCCGGCACCGTCAGTGTCCGAGCGACCGCCCTGGTCGATCTTGTCGAACTGATCATCACCGACACCGGCACCTGGAAACCCCCGGCGCAGCCACCGGACACCTACCGCGGCCGCGGCATCGGCATCATGCGCGGGCTGATGGAGGACGTGACCATCGCCCATGACTCCGGCGGCACCACCATCCATCTCTACGCGAGGATCGCCTGA
- a CDS encoding SpoIIE family protein phosphatase, with amino-acid sequence MHGARRSEPSRETPGQPPSPAARGEADADLLPAGTPIDLDNCAREPIHIPGSIQPRGVLVVVGEPDFDIRQISANVGEMLGRPAEEVLGQHLSVLMGPDQAALVEKAASIVGDLHRRNPVECVLDVAGVARDFDAILHRGPGVLLVELEIAYGERPYSFPNTYQSVRGWVEELNHAATMTDLYDTAARAVRNLTGFDRVMVYRYDDEYNGEVVAEAKRDDLNSFLGLHYPATDIPAQARALYEKSWLRLISDVGYTPAPLVPAQDPASGTPLDLTHATLRSVSPIHIEYLQNMGVYASMSISLLRHGRLWGLIACHHYAGPHLPPFGTRAAAEFLGSTLSLRLVDQFEEDQLHKRLDAQAVLTKLTAATMDDTKPMVSALLGAPDLFDLVAADGVVVDIAGHRRTLGSVPPAEVVAAVVAWARGADDEVARTDSLPRTLPEAGIDPQVAAGALVLNLPDGQFAAWFRREALRSVDWGGDPENKAIAVSESDEVRLSPRKSFERWREVVRDRGEPWTPTEVESADALRRHLVESLYRRTRGALRVAEMVQRSLIPDSIPQLQNWQLTAHYEPAAGDRVGGDWYDAFELRDGRLITVVGDVAGHGVTVAGTMAQLRNALRAHLFAGASPAEAVQQLNDFCLHMLDAAFATVLVARIDLDSGVVEATSAGHLMPYMTNSAPTAVAAPIPLSPPIGVSSASYTQGTFVIEPGHGLVLYSDGLVERRGQVIDEGMDRLAETLGGDADLSAYAIWMTMASAFTDDDVTVVALRRH; translated from the coding sequence ATGCACGGGGCGCGACGAAGTGAGCCATCCAGGGAAACCCCTGGGCAGCCCCCGAGCCCGGCTGCGCGCGGTGAGGCCGATGCCGACCTGCTGCCCGCCGGAACGCCGATCGACCTCGACAACTGCGCCAGGGAACCGATCCACATCCCGGGCAGCATCCAGCCCCGAGGTGTGCTCGTCGTGGTCGGCGAGCCGGACTTCGACATCCGCCAGATCAGCGCCAATGTCGGCGAAATGCTCGGCCGGCCCGCCGAGGAGGTGCTGGGGCAGCATCTGTCCGTGCTGATGGGGCCCGATCAGGCCGCCCTGGTCGAGAAGGCCGCGTCGATCGTCGGGGATCTGCACCGGCGCAATCCGGTCGAATGCGTCCTCGACGTCGCGGGGGTGGCGCGCGATTTCGACGCGATCCTGCATCGCGGCCCCGGTGTGCTGCTGGTCGAACTGGAGATCGCCTACGGCGAGCGGCCGTACTCCTTCCCGAACACCTACCAATCGGTGCGTGGCTGGGTCGAGGAACTCAACCACGCGGCGACGATGACCGACCTGTACGACACCGCAGCCCGCGCGGTCCGCAACCTCACCGGCTTCGACCGCGTGATGGTCTACCGGTACGACGACGAATACAACGGCGAGGTGGTCGCCGAGGCGAAGCGTGACGACCTCAATTCGTTTCTCGGGCTGCACTATCCGGCGACCGACATCCCGGCCCAGGCGCGGGCACTGTACGAGAAGAGCTGGTTGCGCCTGATCTCCGATGTCGGTTACACCCCGGCGCCCCTGGTCCCCGCACAGGATCCCGCGAGCGGGACGCCGCTGGACCTGACCCATGCGACGTTGCGCAGCGTGTCACCGATCCACATCGAGTATCTGCAGAACATGGGCGTGTACGCGTCGATGTCCATTTCGCTGCTGCGGCACGGCCGGCTGTGGGGACTGATCGCCTGCCATCACTACGCCGGACCGCATCTGCCTCCGTTCGGCACCCGGGCCGCCGCGGAGTTCCTCGGCTCGACACTGTCGCTGCGGCTGGTCGACCAGTTCGAAGAGGACCAACTGCACAAGCGGCTCGACGCACAGGCGGTGCTGACGAAGCTCACCGCCGCGACGATGGACGACACCAAACCCATGGTGTCGGCGCTGCTCGGCGCCCCGGACCTGTTCGACCTGGTGGCCGCCGACGGTGTCGTCGTCGACATCGCAGGACACCGCCGGACTCTCGGGTCGGTGCCGCCCGCTGAGGTGGTGGCTGCGGTGGTGGCCTGGGCGCGTGGCGCCGACGACGAGGTCGCGCGGACCGACAGCCTGCCCCGCACGTTGCCCGAGGCCGGCATCGATCCGCAGGTGGCGGCGGGCGCGCTGGTACTCAATCTGCCCGACGGCCAGTTCGCCGCCTGGTTCCGCCGGGAGGCGCTCCGCTCGGTGGATTGGGGCGGTGACCCGGAGAACAAGGCGATCGCCGTCAGTGAGAGTGACGAGGTCAGGCTCAGTCCCCGCAAGTCGTTCGAGCGGTGGCGCGAGGTGGTCCGCGACCGTGGCGAACCCTGGACACCGACCGAGGTCGAATCCGCCGATGCGCTGCGCCGCCACCTCGTCGAGTCGCTGTATCGCCGCACCCGCGGCGCGTTACGTGTCGCGGAAATGGTGCAGCGCAGCCTGATTCCCGATTCCATTCCGCAGCTGCAGAACTGGCAGCTGACAGCGCACTACGAGCCGGCGGCCGGTGACCGGGTCGGCGGCGACTGGTACGACGCGTTCGAGTTGCGCGACGGCCGACTGATCACCGTGGTCGGTGACGTGGCGGGCCACGGGGTCACCGTGGCGGGCACGATGGCACAGTTGCGCAATGCGTTACGGGCGCACCTGTTCGCCGGAGCATCACCCGCCGAGGCGGTGCAACAGCTCAACGACTTCTGTCTGCACATGCTCGACGCGGCGTTCGCCACCGTGCTGGTCGCGCGGATCGATCTCGACTCGGGAGTGGTCGAGGCGACCTCGGCCGGCCATCTGATGCCGTATATGACCAACTCCGCGCCGACGGCGGTGGCCGCGCCGATACCGCTGTCCCCGCCGATCGGCGTCAGCAGCGCCTCGTACACACAGGGGACCTTCGTCATCGAACCCGGCCACGGGCTGGTGCTGTACTCCGACGGCCTCGTCGAGCGGCGCGGTCAGGTGATCGACGAGGGTATGGACCGGCTGGCCGAAACGCTCGGCGGCGATGCGGATCTGTCGGCGTACGCGATCTGGATGACGATGGCCTCCGCGTTCACCGACGACGACGTCACCGTCGTCGCGTTGCGCAGACACTGA
- a CDS encoding PE-PPE domain-containing protein, protein MGISLRKSGVVCGTVFASAALALSAATPGMAANTALIIGGISTPSLTDPLMAPLLGGKFKDQQRVSVKWPAQAGPMTGRGDLTLGASIAQGKTNLTAQINNALGQVANGEKVTVVGLSAGSLVVNEVLRELEASADAPGKDKITFVVVADSSRQKVISQARYNSNFDYTYQPAPETKYDVIVVTGEYDGMADFPDRWWNVLAIANAIAGGIYVHVPVMYADLSKVPAQNISVDTNSVGGTTTHYLVPTEKLPLVRMFPSLAKREAELRAKIDAGYSRNDVVAQATPNALVAAAAPVALAAPVAEMPSSVTASLRTPKAAVAVEDTAAVEAAEDSVVDTAGDDVVTDSTSEAAEDKVVEDEAVADKVAEDKVVEDEAVADKVAEGKAAADEAAADEAADATDADTKGAEDADSSTERKAGKPVRDASGSADSGAAKDATSSDSPGASE, encoded by the coding sequence ATGGGAATCAGCCTGCGCAAATCAGGTGTCGTATGCGGCACGGTCTTTGCCTCAGCTGCGCTGGCGCTGTCCGCCGCCACGCCGGGCATGGCGGCCAACACGGCCCTCATCATCGGCGGCATCTCGACGCCGTCCCTGACCGATCCGCTGATGGCGCCACTGCTCGGCGGCAAGTTCAAGGATCAGCAGCGCGTCAGCGTCAAGTGGCCCGCACAGGCCGGCCCGATGACGGGCCGGGGCGATCTGACCCTCGGTGCGTCCATCGCGCAGGGTAAGACGAACCTCACCGCGCAGATCAACAACGCCCTCGGTCAGGTCGCCAACGGTGAGAAGGTGACCGTGGTCGGCCTGTCGGCCGGCTCCCTCGTCGTGAACGAGGTGCTCCGCGAACTCGAAGCCAGCGCCGACGCGCCGGGCAAGGACAAGATCACATTCGTGGTCGTCGCCGACTCCAGTCGTCAGAAGGTGATCAGCCAGGCGCGCTACAACAGCAACTTCGACTACACCTACCAGCCGGCGCCGGAGACCAAGTACGACGTCATCGTCGTGACCGGTGAGTACGACGGCATGGCCGACTTCCCGGACCGCTGGTGGAACGTGCTGGCCATCGCCAACGCCATCGCCGGAGGGATCTACGTCCACGTCCCGGTGATGTATGCGGATCTGTCGAAGGTTCCGGCGCAGAACATCTCGGTCGACACCAACTCCGTGGGCGGAACCACCACCCACTACCTGGTTCCGACCGAGAAGTTGCCGTTGGTGCGGATGTTCCCGTCCCTGGCCAAGCGGGAGGCCGAGCTCAGGGCCAAGATCGACGCGGGCTACAGCCGTAACGACGTTGTGGCGCAAGCGACTCCGAACGCGCTGGTCGCCGCCGCTGCTCCTGTCGCGCTCGCGGCACCGGTCGCGGAGATGCCCAGCAGCGTCACCGCGTCGCTGCGTACCCCGAAAGCCGCTGTCGCGGTGGAGGACACCGCCGCGGTTGAGGCTGCCGAGGACAGCGTCGTCGACACCGCGGGTGACGATGTCGTGACCGATTCCACGAGCGAAGCCGCCGAGGACAAAGTCGTCGAGGACGAAGCCGTCGCGGACAAAGTCGCCGAGGACAAAGTCGTCGAGGACGAAGCCGTCGCGGACAAAGTCGCCGAGGGCAAAGCCGCCGCGGACGAAGCCGCCGCGGACGAAGCCGCCGACGCGACCGATGCTGACACCAAGGGTGCCGAGGACGCCGACAGCTCCACGGAGCGCAAGGCCGGCAAGCCCGTCAGGGACGCCTCCGGATCCGCGGATTCCGGTGCGGCGAAGGACGCGACGTCGTCCGACTCCCCAGGAGCTTCGGAGTAA